The genomic window CTCTAAAAGTGAGTATCCTTGTTCCCTTCAGCCTTCTGGGCATTGTATTTTTTCAAGCTATGTTAGGAATGCTTACAGTTACACTTTTACTCAAGCCCATTATTGTAAGTGCGCATTTAATAGGCGGTATGACAACTTTAGCTTTACTTACATATATAAGTAACGAACATTACAACGAAAATTCAAAATTAATTCTAAAGCAAAGCATAATTTTTTATATGGCAAGGTTTGGCTTTATTTTGATTTTTATGCAAATTTTTTTAGGTGGCTGGACTAGCACTAATTATGCTGGTCTCGCTTGCACAGACTTTCCAACCTGCCATGGACAATGGATCCCTGATATGGACTTTAAGAATGCGTTTAATATTTTTAGAGATTTAGGTCAAACTTCTGAAGGGACTCCAATCAGTCTTAACGCTTTACAAGCAATTCAGTGGGTTCACAGAATAGGTGCTATAACTTTAGTTGTTTATTTTGGCTATTTATCATATGCATTAATGAAATATAAACAATTGAGATCTGAGGCGATGTTGTTATTAGCTATATTAGCAGCCCAATTTATTATAGGAGTTGCTAACTTGATTCTTCATCTCCCAATGGTTTTAGCTGTTAGTCATAATCTAACAGCAGCTTTACTGGTCGTCATAATAACAATAATAAATGCAAAAATTAAAAAACAATATGCTTTGGCTCCTTAAAAAAAATACTTTGAATCTTCGGATTGATTTAAAGAATTTTTTAGTTCTTTGTAAGTTACGAGTTAATTCTCTTATTGTTTTTACTGCTGTAATTGGAATGTTTTTATCTACCCCCGGTATGGTGCCATTTAATGTATTACTAAGTTCTATTCTTGGCATTGGTTTTGTATCGTGTGCAGCAGCAGCTTTTAATTGCTTAATTGAACAAAAAATAGATGCAGTGATGGCAAGAACAAAAGGAAGGCCTATTGGAACAGGACAATTGTCATCCGAACGTACTACAGTTTATGCAAGTATTCTGGGGGGTGTTGGATTAGCCATTCTTTATTATTACGTGAACTCCTTGACAATGTGGCTTACTCTTGCAACTTTTTTCTCTTACTCCGTCATTTATACAATTTTCCTCAAGCCTGCTACGCCAATGAATATTGTTATTGGTGGCGCTTCTGGTGCTATGCCGCCTATTCTTGGGTGGGCAGCGGTTAATAATACTGTTGGACCGGAAGCACTAATACTATTTTTAATTATTTTCTGTTGGACGCCACCTCATTTTTGGGCATTAGCACTTTATCGGAGAAATGATTATGCAAAAGTAGGTATACCAATGCTGCCTGTCACACACGGCGAATCTTTTACATTGTTGCAAATTGTTCTATATACAATCATTTTGATTATTGTGACTATGGCGCCATTTAGTCTTGGCATGAGTGGGCTTATTTATTTAATTTGTGCCACTATTCTTAATGCTGTTTTCTTGTATTATGTAATTATGCTTTTTAAAAATTACTCAGATAAGTTGTCCATGAAAACATTTAGATATTCTATTATTTATTTAAGCCTAATTTTTTCTGCGATGTTAATTGATCATTATTTTAAATTTACTCTTTATTAAGATTACAAAAGGATAGTTAAATGAGTTTAGAAAAAGAAAAAAATGTTTTATTTGAGTTAATGGCAATTATTGTCGGAGCAGTCGTAGGGGGAATTTTATTCATTTTATTCATAACCTATGATTTTAAGAGTGCCACTAGCTCTAATGTTATGGTGGAAAGTAAAATTAAAGAAAATATTCAGCCCGTTGCAAAGGTAGAATTAGCTCAGGCAGTTGCACAAGGAGCAGCTTCAGGGGGTAAATCAGGAGAGGAAGTCTACAAAGCTGTTTGTTTGACGTGCCATCAAGCTGGTATATTAAATTCTCCAAAACTTGGTGATGTACAAACTTGGGCTCCAAGAATAGCTCAAGGTTATGAAACACTCGTTCAGCATGCCATTAAAGGAATTCGCTCTATGCCAGCAAAAGGGGGCAATGCATCTTTGTCTGATAATGAAGTTGCAAGTGCAGTCTTATATATGACGAACTCATCAGGTGCTAACTTTAAAAAATAAATATTCATGGCAATTTACGCAATTGGCGATATCCAAGGTTGCTACTATTCTTTTCTAGACCTTCTAAAAATAATTAAATTTAAACGCGGCAGAGATCAACTTTGGCTCGCGGGCGATTTGATTAATCGTGGCAATGGATCGCTGGAAATATTGAGATGGTGCTATAAAAATAAATCGTCAGTGACCGCTGTTTTAGGCAATCACGATCTTCACGCATTAGCTATCAAATATAAGGTTATTGAGCCAGATGACGAAGATACTTTATCTCGTCTTCTTAAAGCAAAAGACTCAGATCTACTTTTTAAATGGTTGCGATCTCTCCCCTTAGTTCATTACGAAAAAAAACACTTAATGGTTCATGCGGGTTTAATGCCTCAGTGGACCGTTAAGGACGCTCTAAAATTCTCAAAAGAAGTAAGCGTGCAACTCCGCAGTAAAAAATATGTAGAATTTTTATCTTCCATATATGGCAATAAGCCGGATAAATGGTCTAGTACCTTAAGTAAGAATGATAAAGCCAGAATTATTATTAATGCGACTACGAGGTTGAGGGCTTTGTCTTCAGATGGAGCTATTGATTTTACCTATAAAGGTGAACTTAAGAATATGCCTAAAAAGTTAAAAGCTTGGTTTGATTTTCCTAAAAGAAAAACCAAAGATAATATTATTATTTTTGGTCATTGGTCAGCTTTAGGCCTTGTTACACGAGGAGATATTTATTCCATTGATACTGGCTGTGTTTGGGGAAGAGCTTTAACAGCCATCAGGCTTGATGATAAGACAGTATTTTCTGTAAAAGCTAACTCAAAAGATATCTAATTAATTATTTTCTTCGATTAATTTTTTTGTATAAAGTTTTTCAATATCGTCACGGGATGGGCGATGATTTTGGCCACCTTGATTTTGAATTTTAATTGCGCCCATCACAGAAGCTAACCGACCAGCAGATTGCCAATCCCATTTCTTAGAAATGCCATAGAGAAGGCCTGCACGATAAGCGTCGCCACATCCTGTAGGATCAATAGTTGATTCAACCTTAATGGGTTCAATCTTATATATTTTATGGCCAGCATAAATGACTGAGCCTTCTGCACCCATAGTCACAATTAATGCCTCTACTTTTCTAGAAATTTCTTCTATAGAAAGAGAGGTTTTTTCAGACAAGAGAGTTGCTTCGTAGTCATTCACTGCAATATATGAAGCGTCATCAATAAACTCTAAAAGCTCTTCGCGATCAAACATTGGCAGCCCCTGCCCAGGGTCAAACATAAAGGGAATATTAAGCGCCTTACATTCTTTGGCGTGATTTATCATGCCATCTTTCCCATCTGGCGCAATGATCGCCAAGCATACATCTTTCAATTCTTTAATTTTATTCTGGTGAGATTCCACCATGGCGCCTGGATGAAAAGCTGTAATTTGATTGTCACTTAGATCAGTCGTAATATATGCTTGCGCTGTATAAAGACTCTTAATTTCCTTGATATATGAAGCATCAATTCCATTTTGATTAAGCCAGTCAAAATAAACCGAAAAGTCGCTACCTACTGTTGCCATAATGACTGGATTTTCATCGAGAAGCTTAAGATTGTATGCAATATTTCCTGCAGTACCGCCAAATTCTTTTCTAAGTTCTGGCACATAAAAAGCCACACTTAATTTATGAATGCTTTCAGGTAGGATATGGTTTTTAAATTGGTCCTTGAATACCATAATGGTATCGAAAGCCATGGAGCCGCAGATGAGTATACTCATGCTGGTTTAAATTCGACTAAGTAAATGATGGCAACAAGAGCTATTACAGGCACTTCATTAAACCATCGAAAATAGATATGGCTATGCTTATTTTTATTGTTTTTAAAATCAATAAGATGTTTAAAGCATAGATAGTGATAAGCCAACAATAAGATTACGAGACCTATTTTAATTTGAAGCCATTGTTCAGTTACGCCATAAAGACCCCAAAGCCACACTCCGAAAAGTATCGTTAAAAAAGCGCCGGGTGTCATGATCCCGAAAAAAAGCTTTCTTTCCATGACTTTGAATCTTTCATGGCTAATTTTATCTTTACTCATGGCGTGGTAAACAAAGAGTCTCGGCAAATAAAAAAGGCCAGCAAACCAAGTCACCATAAATATAATATGAAGAGTTTTTATCCAGAGCATTTTGAGTGTATTTGAGAAATTAATCTGAACTTTATTAAAGGTATTAGGTTCATAAAATGGAAAGAAACAGGCCCTTTAAACCGAGTAAATTGAGCTCATATTTTAACTGAATTTTCTGCCTAAAGTTCAATAACCCTATGGGTTATAACGTTGTTAGCAATTCTGCTCCATGATATGCTCATGCTTAAATTAAATTTATTTAAATGAACGCCCCAATACTCAAATCTATTTTTAAAACTCAACCATTTCCAGTCAATCGATTGCGTGAAATACCCTATAACTATACTTCGTTCTCAGACCGAGAAATCGTCATTCGATTCTTGGGGGAAAATATATGGAACATCCTGAATGAATTGAGAGACGAAAGAAAGACAGGCCGATCTGCTCGGATGCTTTTCGAGGTACTGGGAGATTTGTGGGTAGTTAATAGAAATCCTTATCTTCAAGATGATCTTTTAGAAAATCCGAAGCGACTTAAAGCATTAGTGGATGCTATGTATCATCGTATCCATTCGATTGGTGAGCGAAGTTCAGGCAATGACAAAGTCATGGAGCTTTCTGAAGCAGCGCATAAAGCAGTTAAGACTTTCGAAAACGATTTCAAGTTGGTCAAAAAATTTAGAAGAAAAATTTTTTCTAAATTAAAAAAAATTACCAAAAAAGATAATATTCAATTTGATGGATTAGCAAGAGTATCTCATGTGACTGATGCAACAGATTGGAGAGTTGAATACCCATTTGTCGTAATTAACCCAGATCACGAAGAAGAGATAGCGCAAATTGTTAAAGCTTGTATTGACCTTGAGTTAACCATTATTCCTCGAGGGGGAGGTACAGGTTACACCGGCGGTGCTATTCCGCTCACCCCATTCTCAGCAGTCATTAATACCGAAAAACTTGATGATATAAGCAATGTCGAATATCAAAATTTGCCTGGCGTCAGTGAGCGTGTGCCTGTTGTGAGATGCGGAGCAGGGGTTGTTACAAGACGCGCTATGGAAATGGCAACGAATAGTGGGCTTGAATTTGCTTGCGATCCGACATCAGCAGATGCGTCTTGCATTGGTGGAAATATTGCAGTGAATGCTGGTGGTAAGAAAGCAGTACTTTGGGGTACAGCTCTAGATAACCTAGCTTCTTGGAAAATGGTTGACCCTGATGGCAACTGGGTTGAGATCGAGAGATTAGATCATAATCTTGGCAAAATTCACTATGTAGATTTGGTGCGTTTTAAAATTAGTCGATATAAGCCTGACGGCAAAGAATTAATTGCAGAGCCAGAAGTTTTAGAAATACCTGGAAGTAGTTTTAGAAAAATTGGATTAGGGAAAGATGTAACCGATAAATTTTTGAGTGGGCTTCCTGGCGTTCAAAAAGAAGGTTGTGATGGACTCATCACATCTGGCACTTTCATTCTGCATAAGATGCCTAAGTACGTTAGAACAGTTTGTTTAGAATTTTTTGGCAATGTCTCCCATTCTGTACCCGCAATTGTAGAAATTAAGGATTATTTAGATCAATCAGATAGTACGCTCTTGGCGGGATTAGAGCATATGGACGAGCGCTATATTAAAGCTGTTGGGTATAGCACCAAAGCTGCAAGGCAAGAACGTCCTCGCATGGTTT from Candidatus Methylopumilus planktonicus includes these protein-coding regions:
- a CDS encoding COX15/CtaA family protein, which translates into the protein MNLFKKITFFTTVMTFCLIVLGAYVRLADAGLGCPDWPGCFGTLTVPESQMAIEKAQHTFPGQVIENDKAWKEMVHRYVAGLLGLLILTIGYLAYKNKKSLKVSILVPFSLLGIVFFQAMLGMLTVTLLLKPIIVSAHLIGGMTTLALLTYISNEHYNENSKLILKQSIIFYMARFGFILIFMQIFLGGWTSTNYAGLACTDFPTCHGQWIPDMDFKNAFNIFRDLGQTSEGTPISLNALQAIQWVHRIGAITLVVYFGYLSYALMKYKQLRSEAMLLLAILAAQFIIGVANLILHLPMVLAVSHNLTAALLVVIITIINAKIKKQYALAP
- the cyoE gene encoding heme o synthase; amino-acid sequence: MLWLLKKNTLNLRIDLKNFLVLCKLRVNSLIVFTAVIGMFLSTPGMVPFNVLLSSILGIGFVSCAAAAFNCLIEQKIDAVMARTKGRPIGTGQLSSERTTVYASILGGVGLAILYYYVNSLTMWLTLATFFSYSVIYTIFLKPATPMNIVIGGASGAMPPILGWAAVNNTVGPEALILFLIIFCWTPPHFWALALYRRNDYAKVGIPMLPVTHGESFTLLQIVLYTIILIIVTMAPFSLGMSGLIYLICATILNAVFLYYVIMLFKNYSDKLSMKTFRYSIIYLSLIFSAMLIDHYFKFTLY
- a CDS encoding c-type cytochrome, whose protein sequence is MSLEKEKNVLFELMAIIVGAVVGGILFILFITYDFKSATSSNVMVESKIKENIQPVAKVELAQAVAQGAASGGKSGEEVYKAVCLTCHQAGILNSPKLGDVQTWAPRIAQGYETLVQHAIKGIRSMPAKGGNASLSDNEVASAVLYMTNSSGANFKK
- a CDS encoding symmetrical bis(5'-nucleosyl)-tetraphosphatase, which translates into the protein MAIYAIGDIQGCYYSFLDLLKIIKFKRGRDQLWLAGDLINRGNGSLEILRWCYKNKSSVTAVLGNHDLHALAIKYKVIEPDDEDTLSRLLKAKDSDLLFKWLRSLPLVHYEKKHLMVHAGLMPQWTVKDALKFSKEVSVQLRSKKYVEFLSSIYGNKPDKWSSTLSKNDKARIIINATTRLRALSSDGAIDFTYKGELKNMPKKLKAWFDFPKRKTKDNIIIFGHWSALGLVTRGDIYSIDTGCVWGRALTAIRLDDKTVFSVKANSKDI
- a CDS encoding carbohydrate kinase family protein, which gives rise to MSILICGSMAFDTIMVFKDQFKNHILPESIHKLSVAFYVPELRKEFGGTAGNIAYNLKLLDENPVIMATVGSDFSVYFDWLNQNGIDASYIKEIKSLYTAQAYITTDLSDNQITAFHPGAMVESHQNKIKELKDVCLAIIAPDGKDGMINHAKECKALNIPFMFDPGQGLPMFDREELLEFIDDASYIAVNDYEATLLSEKTSLSIEEISRKVEALIVTMGAEGSVIYAGHKIYKIEPIKVESTIDPTGCGDAYRAGLLYGISKKWDWQSAGRLASVMGAIKIQNQGGQNHRPSRDDIEKLYTKKLIEENN
- a CDS encoding CopD family protein; translated protein: MLWIKTLHIIFMVTWFAGLFYLPRLFVYHAMSKDKISHERFKVMERKLFFGIMTPGAFLTILFGVWLWGLYGVTEQWLQIKIGLVILLLAYHYLCFKHLIDFKNNKNKHSHIYFRWFNEVPVIALVAIIYLVEFKPA